The Williamwhitmania sp. genome has a segment encoding these proteins:
- a CDS encoding YebC/PmpR family DNA-binding transcriptional regulator: MSGHNKWSTIKRKKGALDAKRSKMFSRIIKEMMVAVKESGPDPDSNPRLRVAINNAKGVNMPKENIQRAISKADQDKNSLQEMTFEGYGPGGVAIFVEALTDNSNRTVSTIRSIYTKKGGNMGTNGSLSFLFDRKGVFTIPVANVKNMEGFELEVIDGGAEDIDVNEETIEVTTAMEDFGRMQKKLEELGVEVENAELRRIPNDLKTVDVSTGLKLLRLVDDFEENDDVQYVFHNLELTEELMTAMEAAE; this comes from the coding sequence ATGTCAGGTCATAACAAATGGTCCACAATTAAACGGAAAAAGGGTGCTTTGGATGCCAAACGCTCGAAAATGTTCTCCCGCATAATTAAGGAAATGATGGTTGCCGTGAAGGAGAGCGGACCCGATCCGGATTCAAACCCAAGGCTTCGTGTAGCAATCAACAATGCAAAGGGAGTTAATATGCCCAAGGAAAATATCCAACGCGCCATAAGTAAGGCCGATCAGGATAAAAATAGTCTGCAGGAAATGACCTTTGAGGGCTATGGCCCTGGTGGTGTGGCCATTTTCGTGGAGGCACTTACCGACAACAGCAACCGGACGGTTTCCACCATTCGATCTATTTATACCAAAAAGGGGGGTAACATGGGCACTAATGGCTCACTCAGCTTTCTTTTCGACCGAAAGGGTGTGTTTACCATTCCTGTTGCCAACGTTAAGAACATGGAAGGGTTTGAACTCGAGGTAATTGATGGGGGTGCTGAGGATATTGACGTGAACGAGGAGACTATTGAGGTTACTACCGCAATGGAGGACTTTGGACGAATGCAGAAAAAGTTGGAGGAGCTGGGAGTGGAGGTTGAAAATGCTGAGCTGCGCCGCATCCCCAACGATCTGAAGACCGTGGATGTTTCCACAGGTCTTAAGTTGCTTAGGTTGGTTGATGATTTTGAGGAAAATGATGATGTTCAGTATGTATTCCACAACCTAGAGCTAACCGAAGAGTTGATGACCGCTATGGAGGCTGCCGAATAG